From the Desulfohalovibrio reitneri genome, one window contains:
- the murD gene encoding UDP-N-acetylmuramoyl-L-alanine--D-glutamate ligase, whose amino-acid sequence MRELIHPGQLTGFSARVVGAGASGRGAVKLLCALGADVRLLDNGSPSDETRELCERLGVPLDVGEHTKSQFEGADLVVLSPGIARSTLDEVLEDVADRKVVAELELASWFTSEPVIAVTGTNGKTTTASLTAAMLKAGGKNVFLGGNIGTPLSEYLVSDQRADILVLEVSSFQLQNCRSFKPHVGVLLNFSPNHLDYHRDMEEYLAAKLNLFARQTDKDLAIAPLELKKELTKREWTKAKQAYFVPTDRFKSDKLIGPHNQANMEAAWLAARAFGVTEEQAGGAVAAFEPKPHRLQVVADVNGVLFVDDSKATTIEALGAALMSFDRPIRLLAGGRYKGGDPSAIKHLVEQRVASVCLFGESREVFEPAWEGAASISWEATLEPAVKRLYAESEPGDVILLSPATSSFDLYENYKARGDDFRRIAEGLA is encoded by the coding sequence ATGCGCGAACTCATCCATCCAGGCCAACTGACCGGCTTCTCCGCCCGGGTCGTGGGAGCGGGGGCTTCCGGGCGCGGGGCGGTCAAGCTGCTCTGCGCGCTGGGCGCGGACGTGCGGCTGCTGGACAACGGCAGCCCCTCGGACGAGACTCGCGAGCTGTGCGAGCGCCTGGGCGTGCCCCTGGACGTGGGCGAGCACACCAAGTCGCAGTTCGAAGGCGCGGACCTGGTGGTCCTCTCGCCGGGCATCGCCCGCTCCACCCTGGACGAGGTGCTGGAGGACGTGGCCGACCGCAAGGTGGTGGCCGAGCTGGAACTGGCCTCCTGGTTCACCTCCGAGCCGGTCATCGCCGTGACCGGCACCAACGGCAAGACCACCACCGCCTCCCTGACCGCGGCCATGCTCAAGGCCGGGGGCAAAAACGTCTTTCTGGGCGGCAACATTGGCACCCCGCTGTCCGAGTATCTGGTCTCGGACCAGCGGGCGGACATCCTGGTGCTGGAGGTCTCCTCATTCCAGCTGCAGAACTGCCGCTCCTTCAAGCCGCACGTGGGGGTGCTGCTCAACTTCTCGCCCAACCACCTGGACTACCACCGGGACATGGAGGAGTACCTGGCGGCCAAGCTGAATCTTTTCGCCCGCCAAACGGACAAGGATCTGGCCATTGCCCCGCTGGAGCTGAAGAAGGAGCTGACCAAGCGGGAGTGGACCAAGGCCAAACAGGCCTATTTCGTGCCCACCGACCGCTTCAAGTCGGACAAGCTCATCGGCCCGCACAACCAGGCCAACATGGAGGCCGCTTGGCTGGCCGCCCGCGCCTTCGGCGTCACCGAGGAGCAGGCCGGCGGCGCGGTGGCCGCCTTCGAGCCCAAGCCGCACCGCTTGCAGGTGGTGGCCGACGTGAACGGCGTGCTCTTCGTGGACGATTCCAAGGCAACCACCATCGAGGCCCTGGGCGCGGCGCTCATGTCCTTCGACCGGCCCATCCGCCTGCTGGCGGGAGGGCGCTACAAGGGCGGCGATCCCTCGGCCATCAAGCACCTCGTGGAGCAGCGGGTGGCCTCGGTCTGCCTCTTCGGCGAGAGCAGGGAAGTCTTCGAGCCCGCCTGGGAAGGCGCCGCTTCAATCTCCTGGGAGGCCACGCTGGAACCGGCGGTCAAGCGGCTGTACGCCGAATCCGAGCCCGGCGACGTCATCCTGCTGTCCCCGGCCACTTCCAGCTTCGACCTGTACGAAAACTACAAGGCCCGGGGGGACGATTTCCGGCGCATTGCGGAGGGGCTGGCGTGA
- a CDS encoding cell division protein FtsQ/DivIB encodes MSTLAMQRASRAAKASRRRNARREPGRESPGFLAMAVCGAGRLVLRLGLLALLLALLAGVSLGLLAGYRWMTSSPFFAVDSISVSGAARLTEAEVARRAGVERGDNLFALSIDRVEERLSAHPWVERAAVVRELPSGLALHVTERTPCMWVRRGGELYYADAQGVVIDKVGPDRFASLPLFEMEVGAEDWLDQLPAFMEALRQGRWGFGPEGVSWMRVAPGRMELALRSGVRLRLDPIAWSEGLDSLSRVMADLKARGEWASAERLTASGEKVWVGFSGGDTSRHG; translated from the coding sequence GTGAGCACCCTGGCCATGCAGCGAGCCAGCCGCGCCGCCAAGGCGTCCAGGCGGCGCAACGCCAGGCGGGAGCCGGGGCGCGAGTCCCCGGGTTTCCTGGCCATGGCGGTGTGCGGCGCGGGACGGCTGGTGCTGCGGCTGGGGCTCCTGGCCCTGCTGCTGGCTCTGCTGGCCGGCGTCAGTCTGGGGCTTCTGGCCGGCTACCGCTGGATGACCAGCTCCCCGTTTTTCGCGGTGGACTCCATCAGCGTCAGCGGCGCGGCCAGGCTCACGGAGGCGGAGGTCGCCCGCCGCGCCGGGGTGGAGCGGGGCGACAATCTGTTCGCCCTGAGCATCGATCGGGTGGAAGAGCGGCTTTCCGCCCACCCTTGGGTGGAGCGGGCCGCGGTGGTTCGGGAGCTGCCCTCCGGGCTGGCCCTGCATGTCACCGAGCGCACCCCCTGCATGTGGGTGCGGCGCGGCGGCGAACTCTACTACGCCGACGCCCAGGGCGTGGTCATCGACAAGGTTGGCCCGGACCGTTTCGCCTCCCTGCCGCTGTTCGAGATGGAGGTGGGCGCGGAGGACTGGCTGGACCAGCTGCCCGCCTTCATGGAAGCCCTGCGGCAGGGCCGCTGGGGCTTTGGGCCGGAAGGGGTGTCCTGGATGCGGGTGGCGCCAGGCCGCATGGAGCTGGCCCTGCGCTCCGGCGTGCGGCTGCGATTGGACCCCATCGCCTGGAGCGAGGGGCTGGATAGTCTTTCACGGGTTATGGCCGACCTCAAGGCGCGGGGCGAGTGGGCCTCGGCCGAGCGGCTGACCGCCTCGGGCGAAAAGGTTTGGGTCGGATTTTCCGGCGGCGATACGAGCCGCCACGGGTAA
- the ftsW gene encoding putative lipid II flippase FtsW, with translation MSAWSAAVNPFKGRSVPATDPWLLTSALALTVVGLVMVFSSSAIMAERAFGDAYHFITRQSLFALAGVGVAAVAASVPRGLIYKLTYFWLGLALLLLVLTLVGPWGHEVNGAQRWLRVGPLNMQALEPAKVALVIYLAYFFSGKQDRVKSFSIGFLPPFLVTGLFAVLLLAQPDFGGAAFLCALLFLMCLAGGTRFTYLFGAFCMAAAGAAALIVNSPYRFKRLTAFLDPFKDALDSGYQLVQSLYAFGSGGAFGVGLGSGKQKLFFLPEAHNDFLMAVVGEETGFLGVSVVFLLIGLFLYRAFAVSLRQEDLRDRFTAYGLTLVLALGFLFNLAVVLGAAPPKGVPMPFVSYGGSQMLASFACLGLLLNLSRAEKPGVVRGKR, from the coding sequence GTGAGCGCGTGGAGCGCGGCGGTGAATCCCTTCAAGGGACGGAGCGTCCCGGCCACGGACCCGTGGCTGTTGACCTCCGCCCTGGCCCTGACGGTCGTGGGGCTGGTCATGGTCTTTTCCAGTTCGGCCATCATGGCCGAGCGGGCCTTCGGCGACGCCTACCATTTCATCACCCGCCAAAGCCTGTTCGCCCTGGCGGGTGTGGGCGTGGCCGCCGTGGCCGCCTCCGTCCCGCGAGGACTGATCTACAAGCTGACCTATTTCTGGCTGGGGCTGGCGCTGTTGCTGCTGGTGCTCACCCTGGTGGGCCCCTGGGGGCACGAGGTCAACGGCGCGCAGCGCTGGTTGCGGGTGGGGCCGCTGAACATGCAGGCCCTGGAGCCCGCCAAGGTGGCCCTGGTCATCTATCTGGCCTACTTCTTCTCCGGCAAGCAGGACAGGGTGAAGTCCTTCTCCATCGGCTTCCTGCCGCCCTTCCTGGTCACCGGGCTGTTCGCCGTGCTGCTGCTGGCCCAGCCGGACTTCGGCGGCGCGGCCTTCCTCTGCGCGTTGCTGTTCCTGATGTGCCTGGCCGGGGGAACCCGTTTCACCTACCTGTTCGGGGCCTTCTGCATGGCCGCGGCCGGGGCGGCGGCCCTCATCGTCAACTCGCCGTACCGCTTCAAGCGGCTGACCGCCTTCCTGGACCCTTTCAAGGACGCCCTGGACAGCGGCTACCAGCTGGTGCAGTCCCTCTACGCCTTCGGCTCCGGCGGAGCCTTCGGGGTGGGGCTGGGCTCCGGCAAGCAGAAGCTCTTCTTCCTGCCCGAGGCGCACAACGACTTTCTCATGGCCGTGGTGGGGGAGGAGACCGGATTCCTCGGCGTCTCCGTGGTCTTTCTGCTCATCGGGTTGTTCCTGTACCGCGCCTTCGCCGTTTCCCTGCGGCAGGAGGACCTGCGCGACCGCTTCACCGCCTACGGCCTGACCCTGGTGCTGGCCCTGGGCTTCCTTTTCAATCTGGCCGTGGTGCTGGGCGCGGCACCGCCCAAGGGCGTGCCCATGCCCTTCGTTTCCTACGGCGGCTCCCAGATGCTGGCCTCCTTCGCCTGCCTGGGGCTGCTGCTCAACCTCTCCCGGGCGGAAAAGCCCGGCGTGGTCAGGGGGAAGCGATGA
- the murB gene encoding UDP-N-acetylmuramate dehydrogenase yields the protein MSLVTENVSLSERTTLGMGGTALAEVEVRTEADLAELPAVIQRLGGRPFVLGAGSNLLAMDGQLDVVLLRCAIGTGPERLDATTVRVGGGVKLPRLLSWLAAQGLSGLEGLRGIPGSVGGAVAMNAGSWGVCLDDKLTRVRVWTSGEGARWLRRGQWEAAYRSFLVPGADEPLLVMDAELQLQEGDTGEIKAAMAEYFRRKKAVQPISARTCGCAFKNPEGDSAGRLLDKAGFRGVRVGGAGFSEMHANFLVNLGEGTASEALELLELAENAVRQRFGIDLEREVRMLP from the coding sequence GTGAGCCTGGTGACGGAGAACGTTTCCCTTTCCGAGCGCACCACCCTGGGCATGGGCGGCACCGCCCTGGCCGAGGTGGAGGTGCGCACCGAGGCCGATCTGGCCGAACTGCCCGCAGTCATCCAGCGGCTGGGCGGGCGGCCGTTCGTCCTGGGGGCGGGCTCCAACCTCCTGGCCATGGACGGCCAACTGGACGTGGTGCTGCTGCGCTGCGCCATCGGCACCGGCCCGGAGCGGCTGGACGCCACCACCGTGCGCGTGGGCGGCGGGGTGAAGCTACCCCGGCTGCTGAGCTGGCTGGCCGCCCAGGGGCTCTCCGGCCTGGAGGGGTTGCGCGGCATCCCCGGCAGCGTGGGCGGCGCGGTGGCCATGAACGCCGGGTCCTGGGGCGTGTGCCTGGACGACAAGCTGACACGGGTGCGCGTCTGGACTTCCGGCGAGGGGGCTCGCTGGCTGCGACGCGGCCAGTGGGAAGCTGCCTACCGCTCCTTCTTGGTGCCGGGCGCGGACGAACCGCTTCTGGTCATGGATGCGGAACTGCAGCTGCAAGAGGGCGACACGGGCGAGATCAAGGCCGCCATGGCCGAGTATTTCCGGCGCAAGAAGGCGGTGCAGCCCATCTCCGCCCGCACCTGCGGCTGCGCCTTCAAGAATCCCGAGGGCGACAGCGCCGGACGGCTTTTGGACAAGGCCGGGTTCCGGGGCGTGCGCGTCGGCGGGGCGGGATTTTCCGAGATGCACGCCAACTTCCTGGTGAACCTGGGCGAAGGCACTGCCTCCGAGGCCCTGGAACTCCTGGAATTGGCTGAAAACGCCGTGCGGCAGCGTTTCGGGATTGATCTGGAGCGCGAAGTGAGGATGCTCCCGTGA
- the murC gene encoding UDP-N-acetylmuramate--L-alanine ligase — MWTKIRRIHMIGIGGSGMSGIAEVLLNQGYEVSGSDLTMGAVTKRLMKLGASVYIGHGAGNLEDDVDVVVKSTAIPPNNPELVAAEERNIPVIPRAEMLAELMRLKEGIAVAGTHGKTTTTSLLAEIFAKAGLDPTVIIGGRLNAYGAGAYLGEGEYLIAEADESDGSFLCLAPIMNVVTNVDADHLDYYTGGLEQIDQAFADFMNKVPFYGVNVVCGDDPGVRRILPRINRPVVTYGFSEKNDIRARLLQTGVRGIFQVFVDGEHWADVTLNHPGEHNVLNALGAIGVALEAGLEKEAIVDALSRFGGVGRRFEIKGERRGVLVVDDYGHHPVEIRATLRTARACYPDRRLVVAFQPHRFTRTQAFFGEFCKVFEDCDQLLLTEIYPASEAPIPGVSGQSLAQGIRQVSKTKVEYFEDFETLKASLENILRPGDIFLTLGAGSVWQIGKHYLEAGS, encoded by the coding sequence ATGTGGACCAAGATCAGACGCATCCACATGATCGGCATCGGCGGCTCGGGCATGAGCGGCATCGCCGAGGTGCTGCTCAACCAGGGCTACGAGGTCAGCGGTTCGGACCTGACTATGGGTGCCGTGACAAAGCGGCTCATGAAGCTGGGGGCCTCGGTGTACATCGGCCACGGCGCTGGCAACCTGGAGGACGACGTGGACGTGGTGGTCAAGTCCACGGCCATTCCCCCGAACAACCCGGAGCTGGTGGCGGCCGAGGAACGCAACATCCCGGTCATCCCCCGCGCGGAGATGCTGGCCGAGCTGATGCGCCTCAAGGAGGGCATCGCCGTGGCCGGAACCCACGGTAAGACCACCACCACCTCCCTGCTGGCGGAAATCTTCGCCAAGGCCGGGCTGGACCCCACCGTGATCATCGGCGGCCGCCTCAACGCCTACGGCGCGGGGGCCTACCTGGGCGAGGGCGAATACCTCATCGCCGAGGCGGACGAGTCCGACGGCTCCTTCCTCTGCCTGGCGCCCATCATGAACGTGGTCACCAACGTAGACGCCGACCACCTGGACTACTACACCGGCGGGCTGGAGCAGATCGACCAGGCCTTCGCCGACTTCATGAACAAGGTTCCCTTCTACGGGGTCAACGTGGTCTGCGGCGACGACCCCGGCGTGCGCCGCATCCTGCCGCGCATTAACCGCCCCGTGGTCACCTACGGCTTCAGCGAGAAAAACGACATCCGCGCCCGCCTTCTGCAGACCGGGGTGCGCGGCATCTTCCAGGTCTTTGTGGACGGCGAGCACTGGGCCGACGTGACCCTCAACCATCCTGGCGAGCACAACGTGCTCAACGCCCTGGGAGCCATCGGCGTGGCCCTGGAGGCCGGGCTGGAGAAAGAGGCCATCGTGGACGCCCTGTCCCGCTTCGGCGGCGTGGGGCGGCGCTTCGAGATCAAGGGCGAACGGCGCGGCGTGCTGGTGGTGGACGACTACGGCCACCATCCGGTTGAGATTCGGGCCACCCTGCGCACGGCCAGGGCTTGCTACCCCGACCGGCGGCTGGTGGTGGCCTTTCAGCCCCATCGCTTCACCCGCACCCAGGCCTTTTTCGGCGAGTTCTGCAAGGTCTTCGAGGACTGCGACCAGCTCCTGCTGACCGAAATCTACCCCGCCTCCGAGGCCCCCATTCCCGGCGTCAGCGGCCAGTCCCTGGCCCAGGGAATCCGGCAGGTCTCCAAGACCAAGGTGGAATATTTCGAGGACTTCGAGACGCTCAAGGCCTCCCTGGAAAACATCCTGCGCCCCGGCGACATCTTCCTGACCCTGGGCGCGGGCAGCGTCTGGCAAATCGGCAAGCACTACCTGGAGGCCGGTTCGTGA
- the murG gene encoding undecaprenyldiphospho-muramoylpentapeptide beta-N-acetylglucosaminyltransferase produces the protein MNSLVLTTGGTGGHIFPALAVAEEVKARNPQARVLFVGGRYGPEGRLARAAGLEFAGLPVRGVLGRGMRAVAACAGLAAGLCRAAVLLRKARPQVVAGFGGYAGLCPVLAGALTGVPSAVHEQNSVPGAANKLLGKFVQKVFLTYPDERGTFPKDKTVLTGNPVRGAIRALADEEPRRPDPGEPRLLVLGGSQGARALNQAAAASWPELRRLGVRVRHQAGPRHLEETRAAYAAHGGEQPESVSAFIEDMAEAYRWADLVVCRAGATTLAELAVAGKPSVLVPFPQATHDHQTANAAFLQRAGAATLAPQDDLEARGIAAYALPLLADTARLVEMGSAARGQSHPDAAARVVDELEKLAAKAA, from the coding sequence ATGAACAGCCTGGTGCTGACCACCGGCGGAACCGGCGGCCACATCTTTCCGGCCCTGGCCGTGGCCGAAGAGGTCAAGGCGCGCAATCCCCAGGCGCGGGTGCTCTTCGTGGGCGGACGGTACGGTCCCGAGGGCAGGCTGGCCCGCGCCGCCGGGCTGGAGTTCGCCGGGCTGCCGGTGCGCGGTGTGCTGGGCCGTGGGATGCGGGCGGTGGCCGCCTGCGCCGGGCTGGCCGCCGGGCTGTGCCGTGCGGCCGTGTTGCTGCGCAAGGCCAGGCCGCAGGTGGTGGCCGGGTTCGGCGGCTACGCCGGGCTGTGCCCCGTCCTGGCCGGGGCGCTTACCGGCGTGCCCAGCGCGGTGCACGAGCAGAACTCGGTGCCGGGCGCGGCCAACAAGCTGCTGGGCAAGTTCGTGCAAAAGGTCTTTCTTACCTACCCGGACGAGCGCGGGACCTTCCCCAAGGACAAGACCGTGCTGACCGGCAATCCCGTGCGCGGGGCCATCCGGGCCCTGGCGGACGAGGAGCCGCGCCGCCCCGACCCTGGCGAGCCGAGGCTCCTGGTGCTGGGCGGCAGCCAGGGCGCGCGGGCCCTGAATCAGGCCGCGGCCGCTTCCTGGCCGGAACTGCGGCGGCTGGGGGTGCGTGTGCGCCATCAGGCCGGGCCGCGCCATCTGGAAGAGACCCGCGCCGCCTACGCCGCCCATGGCGGCGAACAGCCGGAGTCGGTCTCCGCCTTCATCGAGGACATGGCCGAGGCCTACCGCTGGGCGGATCTGGTGGTCTGCCGCGCAGGGGCCACCACCCTGGCGGAGCTGGCGGTGGCGGGGAAGCCCTCGGTGCTGGTGCCCTTCCCCCAGGCCACCCACGACCACCAGACGGCCAACGCCGCCTTTCTTCAGCGGGCCGGTGCGGCCACGCTGGCCCCCCAGGACGACCTGGAGGCTCGGGGCATCGCGGCCTACGCCCTTCCCCTGCTGGCGGACACGGCCCGGCTGGTGGAGATGGGGAGCGCCGCGCGCGGGCAGAGCCACCCGGACGCCGCCGCCAGGGTGGTGGACGAACTGGAGAAACTGGCCGCCAAGGCGGCTTGA